The following coding sequences lie in one Thalassoglobus polymorphus genomic window:
- a CDS encoding transposase — protein sequence MLTLRDHHSGDLFDPWEYLGLKRRRLLDRSWAGVFRDYLLKQLPVRELAAEFRDDFGRPTKDLYVALGALILQQLHDFTDQQTTEAIALNIAWHYALDIRQDSDAYLCERTLRNYRKKVLDAGFDQVLFRTLTDKLIEEIGVDTSKQRLDSTAVRSAIRGLTRLGILVEATSKFLRELKRMHPEQYSLVDPEMIRKYVTRTGDGCFGDTRPSESKKRITEAAEDVFKLIGLFQNAECSNLESFQLLQQIFHEQCEVSDSAAESVTVRPPSKTECDGVINPADPDARYNKHRGTGYLVQIMETYEEDSEEPDVSNTPKPDLITHVAVDPLTMHDKDALPPAFNDTEQRGIKPQTLLADSHYGSTECIENGCERDVEIVSPAQTPKGKLQGKFTLEDFEVDEEGCITCCPTGQQPSETSVSGVRLQVIFSKETCEGCPHKDRCPAASVGRHSARYQYTHDRVRLRLRRLRERGDEFRDRYRWRAGVEATMSRFKYQMGMARLRVRRMGNITYVATLRALGLNIRRVAAYRSAAG from the coding sequence ATGCTTACTCTACGCGACCATCACAGCGGTGATCTGTTTGATCCTTGGGAATATCTAGGGCTCAAACGAAGACGTCTTCTTGATCGGAGTTGGGCCGGAGTTTTCAGGGACTATTTGCTGAAGCAGCTTCCCGTCCGTGAGCTTGCTGCCGAATTCCGTGATGATTTTGGGCGTCCGACGAAGGATCTCTACGTCGCCCTGGGGGCATTGATTCTTCAGCAACTCCATGATTTCACCGATCAGCAAACCACCGAAGCGATCGCGTTGAATATCGCTTGGCATTACGCGTTGGATATCAGACAAGATTCTGACGCCTACCTCTGCGAGCGAACACTTCGCAACTATCGCAAGAAAGTACTGGATGCTGGCTTTGATCAAGTTCTTTTCCGCACGCTGACAGACAAACTCATTGAGGAGATTGGCGTCGATACAAGCAAGCAACGTCTTGATTCAACAGCGGTGCGATCAGCCATTCGTGGATTAACGAGGCTGGGAATTTTGGTCGAGGCAACGAGCAAGTTTCTGCGAGAGCTAAAACGAATGCATCCTGAGCAATATTCGTTGGTCGATCCAGAAATGATTCGTAAGTATGTCACTCGAACAGGTGACGGTTGCTTTGGCGACACACGGCCCAGTGAATCCAAAAAGCGGATCACGGAAGCTGCCGAAGATGTCTTTAAGCTCATCGGGCTCTTTCAAAATGCGGAATGTTCGAATTTGGAAAGCTTCCAGTTACTGCAACAAATCTTTCACGAGCAGTGTGAGGTTTCTGATTCCGCTGCAGAGTCCGTCACAGTGCGGCCACCAAGTAAAACGGAATGTGATGGGGTGATCAATCCCGCTGATCCCGATGCCCGCTACAACAAACATCGTGGCACAGGTTATCTCGTGCAGATTATGGAAACGTATGAAGAAGATTCCGAGGAGCCGGATGTCTCAAACACGCCCAAACCTGATCTGATCACTCACGTGGCTGTCGATCCGTTAACGATGCACGATAAAGACGCTCTGCCTCCTGCGTTCAATGACACTGAGCAACGTGGTATCAAGCCGCAGACGCTTCTTGCCGACTCGCACTATGGATCGACTGAGTGTATCGAAAACGGATGTGAGCGCGATGTTGAAATCGTCTCGCCGGCGCAGACGCCCAAGGGAAAGTTGCAGGGCAAGTTCACGCTTGAAGACTTTGAGGTCGATGAAGAAGGATGCATCACATGCTGTCCCACAGGACAGCAGCCATCAGAGACAAGCGTTTCTGGAGTTCGTCTCCAGGTTATTTTTTCGAAGGAGACATGTGAAGGCTGTCCTCACAAGGATCGGTGTCCAGCAGCATCAGTGGGACGCCATTCAGCACGCTATCAATACACACACGATCGCGTGCGTCTTCGACTACGCAGATTGAGGGAAAGAGGGGACGAATTTCGCGACCGCTATCGATGGCGAGCTGGAGTTGAAGCAACCATGTCACGGTTCAAATACCAGATGGGCATGGCTCGATTGCGAGTTCGACGAATGGGTAACATCACCTATGTGGCAACCTTGCGCGCTCTCGGTCTGAACATCCGCCGCGTTGCCGCCTATCGCTCGGCAGCTGGGTAG
- a CDS encoding carboxypeptidase-like regulatory domain-containing protein has translation MTTRFSHQLCILSLSTICFVLAGCGGSDHPPLGTVTGKVTLNGTPIEGALVEFTPETGRPSSGVTDKEGNYSLQYLQGVKGAAVGTHTVQITSKRDSSGGEGDEQVIEARPESIPQAYNDESTLEVEVKADGAAKSLVVGVVSIWFRGKFATCLLYATITAVICLILGNI, from the coding sequence ATGACGACTCGATTTTCTCATCAATTATGCATACTTTCCTTATCGACCATCTGCTTTGTCTTGGCAGGGTGCGGTGGCTCAGATCACCCACCATTAGGAACCGTCACTGGAAAGGTGACTCTAAACGGAACTCCCATCGAAGGAGCACTTGTTGAATTCACCCCTGAAACTGGTCGCCCTTCGAGCGGTGTTACTGACAAAGAGGGGAACTATTCACTGCAGTATTTGCAGGGTGTTAAAGGTGCTGCCGTTGGGACTCACACTGTTCAAATCACATCAAAAAGAGATTCCAGTGGAGGTGAAGGGGATGAGCAAGTCATAGAAGCTCGTCCTGAATCCATTCCCCAAGCATACAACGACGAATCGACTCTCGAGGTTGAAGTCAAAGCTGACGGGGCGGCAAAAAGTCTGGTGGTTGGAGTTGTGTCGATTTGGTTTCGCGGTAAATTCGCGACATGCTTACTCTACGCGACCATCACAGCGGTGATCTGTTTGATCCTTGGGAATATCTAG
- a CDS encoding DUF1559 domain-containing protein has translation MNIPRIKRNGFTLIELLVVIAIIAILVALLLPAVQQAREAARRTQCKNNLKQLGLAMHNYHDVFGVLPPGYVDLRSTGLPSATLNDNGHWTWSAFILPQIDQAPLYNQINVGNVTGSEALAANLDAMQGPFAAFRCPSDAGAPAHHDPVAAAGYAVEAPHGGTNQGLAITNYVVSNNIANVRINRAPDGTSGTTGCIGPFYRDSSTGFRDFVDGTTNTFLIGERAYRRGGFLNRAGTLFLTRGQEGACNGGPTAGDSGYCAEWGQGFMSIAGTVRYPINMVLNTSGGSDRNQAYSSHHVGGAQFVMGDGSVRFISENIDLKNDGAWNVNSTLESLVGIADGYVTGEF, from the coding sequence ATGAATATTCCAAGAATAAAACGGAATGGATTTACATTAATTGAATTGCTCGTCGTCATTGCGATTATTGCAATCTTAGTTGCGTTGCTGCTCCCAGCGGTCCAACAGGCCCGAGAAGCAGCCAGGCGGACACAGTGCAAAAACAACCTCAAACAGCTTGGGCTTGCCATGCATAACTACCATGATGTTTTTGGTGTTCTCCCCCCAGGTTATGTTGATCTACGCAGCACAGGATTGCCTAGCGCGACCTTGAACGACAACGGCCACTGGACGTGGAGTGCATTTATCCTCCCACAGATCGATCAAGCACCACTTTACAACCAAATAAATGTCGGGAATGTAACAGGGTCAGAGGCACTCGCTGCAAATTTGGATGCAATGCAGGGACCGTTTGCTGCATTCCGATGTCCTTCTGACGCAGGCGCCCCAGCACACCACGATCCAGTCGCCGCAGCTGGGTACGCCGTTGAGGCTCCTCACGGGGGAACCAACCAGGGACTTGCAATTACGAATTATGTTGTATCCAACAATATTGCCAACGTTCGAATCAATCGTGCCCCAGACGGAACGTCAGGAACAACAGGTTGCATTGGGCCTTTCTACCGAGATAGTTCTACAGGTTTCAGAGATTTTGTTGATGGAACTACCAACACATTTCTGATTGGGGAACGTGCATACAGACGAGGTGGTTTCTTAAATCGTGCCGGCACCCTCTTCCTCACGAGAGGTCAGGAAGGAGCATGTAACGGTGGACCAACAGCTGGAGATTCTGGGTATTGCGCAGAGTGGGGACAAGGATTTATGTCGATTGCCGGGACTGTTCGATATCCAATCAACATGGTTTTGAACACGAGTGGTGGTTCAGATCGCAACCAGGCATACAGCAGCCATCATGTCGGTGGGGCTCAGTTCGTAATGGGTGACGGATCTGTTCGTTTCATCAGCGAAAATATCGATCTCAAAAACGATGGCGCCTGGAATGTGAATAGTACACTCGAATCACTCGTCGGGATCGCTGATGGCTATGTCACTGGCGAATTTTAA
- a CDS encoding VOC family protein — translation MSKIIFVNLPVSDLNASMAFYEALGFENNPQFTDDTAACMVWSEAIFVMLLTHDKWKTFTNRPISPITTSEVMLCLSCESREIVDELNDTAEENGGTADINPKQDHGFMYNRNLADLDGHVWEMMWMDPAAMTN, via the coding sequence ATGTCCAAAATAATTTTCGTGAATCTCCCTGTCTCCGATCTCAACGCGTCGATGGCTTTTTACGAGGCTCTCGGATTCGAGAACAACCCGCAATTCACAGACGACACGGCAGCCTGCATGGTTTGGAGCGAGGCAATCTTCGTGATGCTGCTGACTCACGATAAATGGAAGACATTCACCAACCGGCCGATTTCACCCATAACCACCAGTGAGGTGATGTTATGCCTGTCGTGTGAGAGCCGCGAAATTGTTGACGAATTGAACGACACCGCAGAGGAGAATGGAGGAACTGCAGACATCAACCCGAAACAGGATCACGGCTTCATGTACAACCGCAATTTGGCGGACTTGGATGGGCATGTCTGGGAAATGATGTGGATGGACCCAGCTGCAATGACAAACTGA
- a CDS encoding Gfo/Idh/MocA family protein translates to MNESLKLAVVGVGALGRHHARILSEMEGVELVAVAEPNEKQGLAVAEACGCDWTNDYRTLLKSVDAVSVVVPTFLHRKVGEAFLSNSVPVLMEKPLTSKVEDGEVLVRLAQEHGIPLQVGHIERFNPGFQQLADWTSEPKYLRTERVSPYAFRSMDIGVVHDLMIHDIELCLSLTQEMPSRVEAFGVSLVGGHEDVVQARLTFPNGCIADLTVNRVTPQPARTIQCWSDAGCAIADLTARTVQTFSPSEMMQSGQLPFELAQAGIQAVDDLKPQVFGGFIESHQFQATDTDALTAELSSFVDCVRHRHQPVVSGAHGLAALRVAQHVLECVEAHQWDGVPDGRTGAKALLKHYLGQTHSGEETDAAAA, encoded by the coding sequence ATGAACGAATCTCTCAAATTAGCAGTCGTGGGCGTGGGTGCCCTGGGACGTCATCACGCACGCATTCTCTCTGAAATGGAGGGAGTCGAACTTGTTGCAGTTGCTGAACCGAATGAAAAACAGGGACTGGCTGTTGCCGAAGCCTGCGGTTGCGATTGGACAAACGACTATCGCACTTTGTTGAAATCGGTAGATGCCGTTTCCGTGGTCGTTCCGACCTTCCTGCATCGCAAGGTGGGCGAAGCCTTTCTCAGTAATAGTGTCCCTGTTCTGATGGAGAAGCCGCTCACTTCGAAAGTTGAAGATGGAGAAGTCCTTGTTCGTCTGGCTCAGGAGCATGGAATCCCGCTTCAGGTTGGTCACATTGAACGCTTCAATCCCGGATTTCAGCAACTTGCCGACTGGACGAGCGAACCAAAATATCTCCGCACCGAACGGGTCAGCCCGTATGCATTTCGTTCCATGGACATCGGCGTCGTTCACGACTTGATGATCCACGATATCGAACTCTGTTTGTCGCTCACCCAAGAAATGCCGTCACGCGTTGAAGCCTTCGGCGTCAGCCTCGTTGGTGGTCATGAAGATGTCGTTCAGGCAAGACTGACTTTCCCGAACGGCTGCATCGCTGACCTGACCGTCAACCGCGTCACCCCTCAGCCAGCCCGGACAATCCAATGCTGGTCCGATGCCGGTTGTGCGATTGCGGACCTGACTGCAAGAACCGTTCAGACGTTCTCACCAAGTGAGATGATGCAATCCGGACAACTCCCGTTTGAGCTGGCTCAGGCAGGAATTCAAGCAGTGGACGACCTGAAACCACAAGTCTTCGGAGGTTTCATCGAGAGCCATCAGTTCCAGGCGACAGATACCGACGCATTGACAGCAGAGCTCTCATCGTTTGTAGATTGCGTCCGGCACCGCCACCAACCCGTTGTGAGTGGTGCTCACGGACTGGCTGCCCTGCGTGTTGCTCAACACGTCCTGGAGTGCGTAGAAGCCCACCAATGGGATGGCGTTCCTGACGGCCGTACCGGTGCAAAAGCTCTCCTCAAACATTACCTCGGCCAAACTCACTCAGGCGAAGAAACCGACGCCGCAGCAGCGTAA
- the lpxA gene encoding acyl-ACP--UDP-N-acetylglucosamine O-acyltransferase, with product MPTTISPLAHVDQNAQLGEDVTIGPFCYVGPNVTLGDRCILDSHVTITGHTTIGNENRFWPNSVIGAEPQDYSYADGAPTEVVIGDSNHFREGVTVNRGAEKEDGITRIGNSNLLMANAHVAHNCHLYNNTMLVNGVLLGGHVHVHDRAIISGNSVVHHFATIGSLAFVSGGCRVPTDIPPYMMSAGSDNPQIRTVNLIGMKRSGIPDTSIKVIRKAQRLLYREHKSLAFVKDHFQQELEGIFPIELVILLDAIEKQRAGRMGRAREAARTTPLVESKENQKKSA from the coding sequence ATGCCGACAACCATTTCCCCCCTCGCACATGTCGATCAAAATGCTCAACTGGGCGAAGATGTGACTATTGGGCCATTCTGTTATGTCGGGCCGAATGTCACTCTCGGCGATCGCTGCATCCTCGATAGCCACGTGACAATCACTGGGCACACAACAATAGGCAACGAAAATCGGTTCTGGCCGAATTCTGTGATCGGAGCCGAACCCCAAGACTACAGCTACGCCGACGGGGCTCCGACCGAAGTGGTGATTGGAGACAGCAACCACTTTCGTGAAGGGGTGACTGTCAATCGCGGAGCCGAGAAAGAAGATGGCATCACACGGATCGGAAACAGCAATTTGCTGATGGCAAATGCTCACGTGGCTCACAACTGCCACCTCTACAATAACACCATGCTGGTCAACGGAGTTCTTCTGGGTGGGCATGTTCACGTTCACGACCGGGCGATCATTTCGGGGAACTCTGTTGTACATCACTTTGCAACCATCGGCTCGCTCGCCTTCGTAAGTGGAGGCTGCCGGGTCCCCACCGATATCCCCCCATACATGATGTCTGCAGGAAGTGATAACCCACAAATCCGCACAGTGAATCTCATCGGCATGAAGCGGTCGGGGATCCCGGACACTTCAATCAAAGTCATCCGCAAGGCACAACGACTCTTATACCGCGAGCACAAGTCCCTGGCTTTTGTCAAAGACCACTTCCAGCAAGAGCTCGAAGGGATCTTCCCAATCGAACTTGTCATCTTATTAGATGCCATTGAGAAGCAGCGTGCAGGTCGGATGGGCCGAGCACGCGAAGCCGCCAGAACAACTCCTTTGGTCGAATCAAAAGAGAACCAAAAGAAGTCGGCTTAG
- the lpxC gene encoding UDP-3-O-acyl-N-acetylglucosamine deacetylase yields MQDFSQRLQNTIARPVQVSGFGLFGGIDVTLEFCPADPDHGIVFERVDLNSSVRIPALIEYVVPKPRCTVIAHQEASVSVIEHVMAALAGLQIDNCLIRLNAPEPPGCDGSSLAFVESLLKAGIVSQDSPRKCFVVDQTLMVTEVENIGIGAQPPKTSEYEIGFILDYGDGPIGRQSFQTQITPELFERELASCRTFVLESEVKTLQANGIGKRATPQNVLVFSDQGLIENSLRFPNECARHKALDCLGDFALLGCRLAGRFIATQSGHRTNHAIIRKIREQMIQSNAPATIPLPTSCFTPPSQHRAAS; encoded by the coding sequence GTGCAGGATTTTTCGCAACGCTTGCAAAATACCATCGCCCGCCCCGTTCAGGTGTCCGGGTTTGGATTGTTCGGCGGAATCGACGTGACTCTGGAGTTTTGTCCAGCAGATCCCGATCACGGGATTGTTTTTGAAAGAGTCGACCTCAATAGCTCAGTTCGTATTCCAGCTTTGATCGAGTATGTCGTCCCAAAGCCTCGCTGTACGGTCATTGCTCATCAAGAGGCATCAGTCTCTGTGATCGAGCATGTGATGGCAGCTTTGGCCGGACTTCAAATTGATAACTGCCTGATTCGCCTCAACGCTCCGGAACCCCCTGGTTGCGATGGATCAAGTCTGGCATTTGTCGAGTCACTCCTGAAAGCAGGGATTGTTTCACAAGACTCTCCGCGAAAGTGCTTTGTCGTCGATCAAACATTGATGGTCACCGAAGTCGAAAATATCGGAATTGGTGCCCAGCCACCGAAAACATCAGAATATGAGATCGGTTTCATCCTCGATTATGGAGATGGTCCGATCGGACGTCAGTCGTTTCAGACGCAAATCACACCTGAGCTTTTCGAACGGGAACTTGCCTCATGCCGGACATTTGTCCTTGAATCAGAGGTAAAGACCCTGCAGGCCAACGGAATTGGCAAGCGGGCGACCCCACAGAATGTGCTCGTTTTTAGTGATCAGGGACTGATCGAAAACAGTCTTCGTTTCCCAAACGAGTGCGCACGCCATAAAGCCCTCGATTGCCTCGGAGATTTTGCACTCCTGGGCTGTCGTCTGGCAGGACGATTCATTGCCACACAATCCGGGCATCGAACCAACCATGCCATAATTCGCAAAATTCGCGAACAGATGATCCAGTCGAATGCTCCAGCGACGATTCCGCTGCCGACTTCGTGCTTCACTCCTCCATCTCAGCACCGCGCAGCCAGTTAG
- a CDS encoding OmpH family outer membrane protein — MKCSSGSVPTAEDCGAINQFLQWSANAVRYLNLSLAALILVAVQASTTFAESPQVKNHQVGLIDMAHVFKNYEKFKALTEALQEQITQSETGMKTQVEEGRKIQEQMKALTSGSPEFEKLEGQLLSIEASLKKAQLKNQREFMRQEAELYKDLYLETRNAVDKYARYYNYSLILRFDRSGVASADNPQEIVEGLNQQVLYHRNRDDLTDPILNYLNEQWRREQKQAAAPSTPSAQ, encoded by the coding sequence ATGAAGTGTTCATCAGGAAGCGTCCCCACTGCTGAAGATTGCGGGGCGATCAACCAATTTTTGCAATGGAGTGCAAACGCTGTGCGATATCTCAACCTCTCTCTCGCTGCACTCATTCTAGTTGCAGTTCAGGCCTCAACGACATTCGCTGAGTCGCCTCAAGTCAAGAACCACCAGGTCGGCCTGATCGACATGGCGCATGTTTTCAAAAACTACGAGAAGTTCAAAGCTCTCACCGAGGCACTCCAGGAGCAAATCACTCAAAGTGAAACTGGGATGAAAACTCAGGTTGAGGAAGGCCGCAAAATTCAAGAGCAAATGAAAGCTCTGACAAGCGGCAGCCCAGAATTCGAAAAACTTGAAGGCCAGCTCCTCTCGATTGAAGCGAGTCTCAAGAAGGCTCAACTCAAAAATCAACGTGAGTTCATGCGACAGGAAGCAGAACTCTACAAAGACCTGTACCTTGAAACGCGGAACGCTGTCGACAAGTACGCTCGGTACTATAACTATTCGCTGATTCTTCGCTTTGACCGATCGGGAGTCGCGTCAGCTGACAATCCACAAGAAATCGTGGAAGGGCTCAACCAGCAGGTTCTCTACCATCGAAATCGTGACGACCTCACTGATCCGATTTTGAACTACCTTAATGAGCAGTGGCGTCGCGAGCAAAAACAGGCAGCCGCTCCATCAACTCCGAGTGCTCAATAG
- a CDS encoding helix-turn-helix domain-containing protein codes for MRTIFTTGQVAKICKVAPRTVSKWFDSGRLRGYRIPGSQDRRIPREHLIRFLKEHGMPLGELEDEAMGKLLLVGVDSTVRGGLEGVLPIEDFKVELAASGFEAGIQAESLHPDCVVVDFAMGRNEALMIAQNLRKNTDYTDTVLIALLSDEDTASGFDRTIFNETFRKPFDAALLAERIRTLVSRRKTLA; via the coding sequence ATGAGGACGATCTTCACTACTGGTCAAGTCGCTAAGATTTGCAAAGTTGCACCACGTACTGTGAGTAAGTGGTTCGACTCAGGACGACTCCGAGGGTACCGGATTCCCGGTTCCCAGGACCGTCGCATTCCCCGCGAGCACTTGATCCGGTTCCTGAAAGAACACGGTATGCCACTCGGTGAACTTGAAGACGAAGCAATGGGCAAACTTTTGCTCGTTGGCGTTGATAGTACCGTACGTGGCGGATTGGAAGGAGTTCTTCCAATTGAAGACTTTAAAGTAGAACTTGCCGCAAGTGGATTTGAAGCTGGAATCCAGGCTGAGTCACTGCATCCCGATTGCGTTGTCGTTGACTTCGCAATGGGCCGCAACGAAGCCTTGATGATTGCTCAGAATCTGCGAAAAAACACCGACTACACTGATACTGTACTGATCGCTCTTTTGAGTGATGAGGACACTGCAAGTGGCTTCGACAGAACAATTTTCAACGAAACTTTTCGTAAACCGTTCGATGCTGCCCTTCTTGCTGAACGTATTCGGACGTTGGTCAGTCGTCGTAAGACGCTTGCGTAA
- a CDS encoding ArnT family glycosyltransferase produces MNKFVAVRQYLQDGIPDSFMSGSTIKFKATLSQRVALFFLSPLFPWLAALFAASLVITTIDVADDLHWSIQGPGLTFDEGFNIEVGVFLARSFQLAGTSSFHPETLQEIYSNPLYNPDHPPLGRIAIGATSEILNHFLPVETGQPYLVSYARVASAIEFGLLVLIVSLASRRWFGPVASCASTISLICMPRLFGHAHLASLEMCMCLTYTAFFLSLANRCKWDDRIGLRQMLIPGFFLGLALLTKIHAVLILPVVLVWFLWNWGLRSLIPFVFLCIVGGVVFFVGWPWLWSDPLNHLNEYFSRATERSSLNCFYFGTKFADTDVPWHYPFIMFLVTMPLGFLGAAVIGMTNRTDDENSKHALRDKRSQLIFGAWLLPLIVFALPKVTVYDGVRLFLISFPLFAIFVGLGAKRIVHRLQMKSGEFTIVALTALALAGPIYNMVTLHPCHLSYYNEAVAGLWKANDLGFETTYWGDSATPALLEAAAENIPEGAVLEVAPVLHPLQLEFMRRGSWLRNRPDIVLKAYDDSRRDLSPYVLVIRRKADPWKSLTPPPEGAERIAAVIKQGVVLAEVLKLPAKIADPQLAE; encoded by the coding sequence GTGAATAAATTTGTTGCAGTTCGCCAATATTTACAGGATGGAATTCCGGACTCGTTTATGAGCGGCTCGACCATCAAGTTCAAAGCGACCCTTTCTCAAAGGGTCGCTTTGTTTTTTTTATCCCCTCTCTTTCCCTGGTTGGCTGCTCTCTTTGCAGCGAGCCTTGTCATCACAACGATTGATGTTGCTGATGATCTGCACTGGTCTATTCAAGGTCCAGGGCTGACATTTGATGAAGGCTTCAACATCGAAGTCGGTGTCTTTCTCGCGAGATCTTTTCAGCTAGCCGGAACCAGCAGTTTCCATCCAGAGACACTTCAGGAAATCTACAGCAATCCGCTGTACAATCCTGATCATCCGCCGCTCGGCCGCATTGCCATAGGCGCTACAAGCGAAATTCTGAATCACTTTCTGCCTGTTGAAACCGGTCAACCTTATCTGGTCAGCTATGCTCGTGTGGCTTCAGCGATTGAATTTGGGTTACTCGTTCTCATCGTTTCTTTAGCTTCGAGACGCTGGTTCGGACCGGTCGCATCATGTGCATCGACGATCTCGCTGATCTGCATGCCGCGACTGTTTGGGCATGCCCATCTTGCATCGCTCGAAATGTGTATGTGCCTCACCTATACCGCATTCTTTCTCTCTCTTGCGAATCGGTGCAAATGGGATGATCGGATCGGGCTTCGGCAAATGCTGATTCCTGGTTTTTTTCTTGGACTGGCATTGTTGACCAAGATTCACGCAGTCCTCATTTTGCCTGTTGTGCTCGTCTGGTTTCTCTGGAACTGGGGGCTACGGTCACTGATTCCGTTTGTCTTCTTGTGCATCGTGGGTGGTGTTGTCTTCTTCGTGGGCTGGCCCTGGCTGTGGAGCGATCCACTCAATCACCTCAACGAATACTTTTCTCGAGCTACCGAGCGATCGAGTTTGAACTGTTTCTATTTCGGGACGAAATTCGCAGATACAGACGTTCCCTGGCACTATCCGTTCATCATGTTTCTGGTGACGATGCCTCTTGGATTCCTCGGCGCCGCCGTCATTGGAATGACGAATCGGACCGACGACGAAAACTCAAAACATGCCCTTCGCGACAAACGCTCGCAACTCATCTTCGGCGCCTGGCTTCTTCCGTTGATCGTTTTCGCTTTACCCAAGGTCACCGTGTATGACGGTGTCCGATTGTTTCTGATTTCATTCCCTCTTTTTGCAATCTTTGTTGGTTTGGGGGCCAAGCGAATTGTTCACCGATTGCAAATGAAGAGTGGAGAATTCACCATCGTCGCACTGACAGCTTTGGCACTCGCCGGCCCGATTTACAATATGGTCACTCTGCATCCGTGCCACTTGAGCTATTACAACGAAGCGGTCGCCGGACTTTGGAAAGCAAATGATCTAGGTTTCGAGACAACCTACTGGGGCGATAGTGCCACGCCAGCACTTCTTGAAGCAGCTGCGGAAAACATTCCAGAAGGAGCTGTTCTCGAAGTGGCTCCTGTATTGCACCCGCTGCAACTTGAATTCATGCGACGCGGATCGTGGCTTCGCAATCGGCCTGACATCGTTCTGAAAGCTTATGACGATTCCCGAAGAGACTTGTCGCCGTACGTTCTCGTTATCCGCCGTAAGGCCGATCCCTGGAAGTCGCTGACGCCTCCTCCTGAGGGAGCAGAACGCATCGCTGCAGTGATCAAACAAGGCGTCGTGCTCGCCGAAGTCTTGAAGCTGCCTGCTAAGATCGCGGATCCGCAACTCGCAGAGTAG
- the trhA gene encoding PAQR family membrane homeostasis protein TrhA, protein MKEYTRGELRPEDEYANLITHGGGLVLSMIGAGVLLRALDEQHSPDLALACSIYCFALVGLYAASTLSHAFYDVERRRFFRTVDQAFIFILIAGSFTPFAYVYGSSGWTSPIMIIEWSITFVGILMCLYFRNLPSRLKLIYGIQGWLPAFTLKPVFELGSAEMVALLIAGGLFYSFGALFLVFDHKVKYFHACWHLSVLMGSTCHFFAVMELLQNQ, encoded by the coding sequence ATGAAAGAGTACACACGCGGAGAACTCAGACCTGAAGATGAATACGCCAACCTCATCACTCATGGTGGCGGCCTGGTCCTGAGTATGATTGGGGCTGGCGTTCTTCTCAGAGCACTCGATGAGCAACACAGCCCGGATCTGGCCTTGGCATGCTCGATCTACTGCTTTGCGCTTGTCGGTCTCTACGCTGCTTCCACGCTCTCACACGCCTTTTACGATGTTGAACGTCGACGGTTCTTTCGAACTGTCGATCAAGCGTTCATCTTCATCCTGATCGCAGGATCGTTCACACCTTTTGCGTATGTCTACGGCTCTTCTGGCTGGACTTCGCCGATCATGATCATCGAATGGTCCATCACATTTGTGGGGATCCTGATGTGTCTCTATTTCAGAAATTTACCTTCGCGACTGAAGCTCATTTATGGCATTCAGGGCTGGCTCCCGGCATTCACGCTTAAGCCAGTCTTTGAACTCGGCTCTGCAGAGATGGTGGCGTTACTGATTGCAGGGGGGCTCTTCTACAGTTTCGGAGCGTTATTTCTGGTGTTCGATCACAAAGTGAAATACTTCCACGCTTGCTGGCATCTCAGCGTCCTGATGGGCAGCACGTGCCACTTCTTCGCTGTGATGGAACTTCTCCAAAATCAATAG